From the genome of Zalophus californianus isolate mZalCal1 chromosome 6, mZalCal1.pri.v2, whole genome shotgun sequence, one region includes:
- the POLE2 gene encoding DNA polymerase epsilon subunit 2 isoform X1 has protein sequence MAPERLRSRAVSAFKLRGLLLRGEAIKYLTEALESISEVELEDALEKIIDAVEKQPLSSNMIERSAVEAAVQECSQSVDETIEHIFNIIGAFDIPRFVYSAERKKFLPLLMTNHPAPNLFGTARDKAELFRERYTILHQRTHRHELFTPPVIGSHPDETGSKFQLKAIETLLGSTTKIGDVIVLGMITQLKEGKFFLEDPTGTVQLDLSKAQFHSGLYTESCFVLAEGWFEDQVFHVNAFGFPPTEPSSTTRAYYGNTNFFGGPSNTSVKTSAKLKQLEEENKDAMFVFISDVWLDQGEVLGKLHTMFAGYSPAPPTCFILCGNFSSAPYGKNQVQALKDSLKTLADIICEYPNIHQSSRFVFVPGPEDPGFGSILPRPPLAESITNEFRQRVPFSVFTTNPCRIQYCTQEIIVFREDLVNKMCRNCVRFPSSNLDIPNHFVKTILSQGHLTPLPLSVCPVYWAYDYALRVYPVPDLLVIADKYDPFTLTNTECLCINPGSFPRSGFSFKVFYPSNKAVEDSKLQGF, from the exons ATGGCGCCGGAGCGGCTACGAAGCCGGGCGGTCTCTGCCTTCAAGCTGCGCGGCTTGCTGCTCCGGGG TGAAGCCATTAAGTACCTCACAGAAGCTCTTGAATCTATCAGTGAAGTAGAGCTTGAAGATGCACTGGAAAAGATCATCGATGCAGTTGAAAAGCAACCGT TGTCATCAAACATGATCGAACGGTCTGCGGTGGAAGCGGCAGTCCAGGAATGCAGTCAGTCTGTAGACGAAACTAT AGAACATATTTTCAATATCATAGGAGCATTTGATATTCCACGCTTTGTGTAcagtgcagaaagaaaaaaatttcttcc tctgTTAATGACCAACCATCCTGCACCAAATTTATTTGGAACAGCAAGAGATAAAGCAGAGCTGTTTCGTGAGCGATATACCATTTTGCATCAG AGGACCCACAGACATGAATTATTTACTCCTCCAGTGATAGGTTCTCACCCTGATGAAACCGGAAGCAAATTCCAG ctTAAAGCAATAGAAACGCTCTTGGGCAGTACAACCAAAATTGGAGATGTGATTGTTCTTGGAATGATAACCCAGTTAAAAGAG ggaAAATTTTTTCTGGAAGATCCTACAGGAACAGTACAACTGGATCTTAGTAAAGCt CAGTTCCATAGTGGCTTATACACAGAGTCATGCTTTGTCTTAGCAGAAG GTTGGTTTGAAGATCAGGTGTTTCATGTCAATGCCTTCGGATTTCCACCCACGGAACCCTCTAGTACTACGAG GGCATACTAtggaaatactaatttttttggAGGGCCTTCTAATACATCTGTGAAGACTTCTGCAAAACTAAAACAACtagaagaagagaataaagatgCGATGTTTGTGTTTATATCTGATGTTTGGTTAGACCAAGGAGAAGTGTTGGGCAAACTTCACACCATGTTTGCTG gTTATTCACCAGCACCTCCAACCTGCTTTATTTTGTGTGGTAATTTTTCATCTGCACCATATGGAAAAAATCAAGTTCAAGCTTTGAAAG attccTTAAAAACTTTGGCAGACATAATATGTGAATATCCAAATATCCACCAGAG TAGTCGTTTTGTGTTTGTACCTGGTCCAGAGGATCCGGGATTTGGTTCCATCTTACCAAG GCCACCACTTGCTGAAAGCATCACTAATGAATTCAGACAAAGAGTACCATTTTCAGTTTTTACTACTAATCCTTGCAG AATTCAGTATTGTACACAAGAAATTATTGTCTTTCGTGAAGACTTAGTGAATAAAATGTGCAGAAACTGTGTCCGTTTTCCTAGTAGCAATTTGGATATTCCTAATCAT TTTGTAAAGACTATCTTATCCCAAGGACACCTGACTCCTCTACCCCTTTCTGTGTGCCCAGTGTACTGGGCATATGACTATGCTTTAAGAGTGTACCCTGTGCCTGATCTCCTTGTCATCGCAGACAAATACGACCCTTTCACTCTGACCAATACAGAATGCCTCTGCATAAACCCT ggcTCTTTTCCAAGAAGTGGATTTTCGTTCAAAGTTTTTTATCCATCCAACAAAGCAGTAGAAGATAG
- the POLE2 gene encoding DNA polymerase epsilon subunit 2 isoform X2: protein MAPERLRSRAVSAFKLRGLLLRGEAIKYLTEALESISEVELEDALEKIIDAVEKQPLSSNMIERSAVEAAVQECSQSVDETIEHIFNIIGAFDIPRFVYSAERKKFLPLLMTNHPAPNLFGTARDKAELFRERYTILHQRTHRHELFTPPVIGSHPDETGSKFQLKAIETLLGSTTKIGDVIVLGMITQLKEGKFFLEDPTGTVQLDLSKAQFHSGLYTESCFVLAEGWFEDQVFHVNAFGFPPTEPSSTTRAYYGNTNFFGGPSNTSVKTSAKLKQLEEENKDAMFVFISDVWLDQGEVLGKLHTMFAGYSPAPPTCFILCGNFSSAPYGKNQVQALKDSLKTLADIICEYPNIHQSRFVFVPGPEDPGFGSILPRPPLAESITNEFRQRVPFSVFTTNPCRIQYCTQEIIVFREDLVNKMCRNCVRFPSSNLDIPNHFVKTILSQGHLTPLPLSVCPVYWAYDYALRVYPVPDLLVIADKYDPFTLTNTECLCINPGSFPRSGFSFKVFYPSNKAVEDSKLQGF from the exons ATGGCGCCGGAGCGGCTACGAAGCCGGGCGGTCTCTGCCTTCAAGCTGCGCGGCTTGCTGCTCCGGGG TGAAGCCATTAAGTACCTCACAGAAGCTCTTGAATCTATCAGTGAAGTAGAGCTTGAAGATGCACTGGAAAAGATCATCGATGCAGTTGAAAAGCAACCGT TGTCATCAAACATGATCGAACGGTCTGCGGTGGAAGCGGCAGTCCAGGAATGCAGTCAGTCTGTAGACGAAACTAT AGAACATATTTTCAATATCATAGGAGCATTTGATATTCCACGCTTTGTGTAcagtgcagaaagaaaaaaatttcttcc tctgTTAATGACCAACCATCCTGCACCAAATTTATTTGGAACAGCAAGAGATAAAGCAGAGCTGTTTCGTGAGCGATATACCATTTTGCATCAG AGGACCCACAGACATGAATTATTTACTCCTCCAGTGATAGGTTCTCACCCTGATGAAACCGGAAGCAAATTCCAG ctTAAAGCAATAGAAACGCTCTTGGGCAGTACAACCAAAATTGGAGATGTGATTGTTCTTGGAATGATAACCCAGTTAAAAGAG ggaAAATTTTTTCTGGAAGATCCTACAGGAACAGTACAACTGGATCTTAGTAAAGCt CAGTTCCATAGTGGCTTATACACAGAGTCATGCTTTGTCTTAGCAGAAG GTTGGTTTGAAGATCAGGTGTTTCATGTCAATGCCTTCGGATTTCCACCCACGGAACCCTCTAGTACTACGAG GGCATACTAtggaaatactaatttttttggAGGGCCTTCTAATACATCTGTGAAGACTTCTGCAAAACTAAAACAACtagaagaagagaataaagatgCGATGTTTGTGTTTATATCTGATGTTTGGTTAGACCAAGGAGAAGTGTTGGGCAAACTTCACACCATGTTTGCTG gTTATTCACCAGCACCTCCAACCTGCTTTATTTTGTGTGGTAATTTTTCATCTGCACCATATGGAAAAAATCAAGTTCAAGCTTTGAAAG attccTTAAAAACTTTGGCAGACATAATATGTGAATATCCAAATATCCACCAGAG TCGTTTTGTGTTTGTACCTGGTCCAGAGGATCCGGGATTTGGTTCCATCTTACCAAG GCCACCACTTGCTGAAAGCATCACTAATGAATTCAGACAAAGAGTACCATTTTCAGTTTTTACTACTAATCCTTGCAG AATTCAGTATTGTACACAAGAAATTATTGTCTTTCGTGAAGACTTAGTGAATAAAATGTGCAGAAACTGTGTCCGTTTTCCTAGTAGCAATTTGGATATTCCTAATCAT TTTGTAAAGACTATCTTATCCCAAGGACACCTGACTCCTCTACCCCTTTCTGTGTGCCCAGTGTACTGGGCATATGACTATGCTTTAAGAGTGTACCCTGTGCCTGATCTCCTTGTCATCGCAGACAAATACGACCCTTTCACTCTGACCAATACAGAATGCCTCTGCATAAACCCT ggcTCTTTTCCAAGAAGTGGATTTTCGTTCAAAGTTTTTTATCCATCCAACAAAGCAGTAGAAGATAG